From Rhododendron vialii isolate Sample 1 chromosome 10a, ASM3025357v1, the proteins below share one genomic window:
- the LOC131303498 gene encoding galactomannan galactosyltransferase 1-like, producing MGRAIATVASDHKKHATVAKMEKLIGPSKPIFIGVAGVALLVLLLSFSPSTSFPNMFDVSKMTVSPGKDGGATKDCATVSDQGLNLGHDPADKTFYDDPALSYTIGNPVTNWDEKRREWLKHHPSFAIGAEDRVFVVTGSQPSPCKDPIGDHLNLRFFKNKVDYCRIHGYDIFYSNAFLHPKMGSWWVKMPVLRATMLAHPEAEWIFWVDSDAVFTNMDFKLPLEKYKDHNLVVPGYYDKVYEKKSWGGVNAGVFFIRNCQWSMEFLEVWAGMGPQTPNYEKWGQTLTSTMSDKTDPESDDQSALVYLLLKEKETFGNKIYIENQYDLSGYWVDIVNSFDTISDDYARIEKGVTELRRRHAEKVSEHYAAVMREAFVNKSGYAGGGQREFITHFTACRPCSGQWGYSEEQCLNGMEKALNFADNQVLRNYGFVRPDLLNASSIYPLPFGVSSYNKEK from the coding sequence ATGGGAAGAGCAATTGCAACAGTAGCATCTGATCATAAAAAACATGCGACAGTTGCGAAAATGGAGAAACTCATAGGTCCGAGCAAACCCATTTTCATAGGCGTAGCAGGGGTGGCTCTGTTAGTGCTGCTTTTGAGTTTCTCACCTTCCACTAGTTTTCCCAACATGTTTGACGTATCTAAGATGACGGTATCGCCAGGAAAAGACGGTGGAGCTACGAAAGACTGCGCCACCGTGAGTGATCAAGGCCTTAACCTGGGCCACGACCCAGCCGACAAAACGTTCTACGATGACCCGGCCCTGAGTTATACGATAGGGAATCCAGTCACGAACTGGGACGAGAAGAGAAGAGAGTGGCTGAAGCATCATCCGTCATTCGCCATCGGAGCAGAGGACCGGGTTTTTGTGGTGACTGGATCGCAGCCGTCACCGTGTAAGGATCCGATTGGAGATCATTTGAACTTGAGGTTTTTCAAGAACAAGGTGGATTACTGTCGGATCCATGGCTACGATATCTTCTACAGCAACGCATTTTTGCACCCGAAAATGGGCAGCTGGTGGGTAAAAATGCCCGTGCTTCGGGCAACTATGTTGGCGCACCCGGAGGCTGAGTGGATCTTTTGGGTTGATTCGGATGCAGTATTTACAAATATGGATTTTAAGCTGCCGTTAGAGAAGTATAAGGACCATAACCTCGTGGTTCCCGGGTATTACGATAAGGTCTATGAGAAGAAGAGCTGGGGCGGGGTTAATGCCGGTGTGTTTTTCATCCGAAACTGTCAATGGTCAATGGAGTTTTTGGAAGTGTGGGCAGGGATGGGCCCACAAACTCCAAACTACGAAAAGTGGGGTCAGACCCTAACATCGACGATGAGTGATAAGACAGATCCGGAATCTGACGATCAATCGGCTCTGGTTTATTTGCTATTGAAAGAGAAGGAGACATTTGGGAATAAGATTTACATAGAGAATCAATACGACTTAAGTGGGTATTGGGTTGACATCGTCAACTCATTTGATACAATTAGCGACGACTATGCGAGGATAGAGAAAGGTGTGACGGAGTTGCGGAGACGACATGCGGAGAAGGTGAGTGAACACTATGCGGCAGTGATGAGGGAGGCATTTGTCAACAAAAGTGGCTATGCCGGTGGAGGACAACGGGAGTTTATCACGCATTTTACGGCATGTAGGCCGTGTAGTGGGCAGTGGGGCTACTCAGAGGAGCAATGCTTGAACGGGATGGAAAAGGCTTTGAATTTTGCCGATAATCAGGTGCTTCGCAACTACGGTTTCGTACGTCCAGACCTCCTGAATGCCTCTTCCATTTACCCTCTGCCCTTTGGTGTTTCTTCTTACAATAAGGAGAAATAG
- the LOC131303499 gene encoding putative glycosyltransferase 7: MGRAIVTVAKMEKLIGSSKPIFIGVAGVALFMLLWSFSPFTSYPNMFDVAKRTVSPGKDTAATKDCAIVSDQGLNLGHDPADQTFYDDPALSYEIGNPVTNWDDKRREWLKHHRSFAAGAEDRVFVVTGSQPSPCKDPIGDHLNLRFFKNKVDYCRIHGYDIFYSNAFLHPKMVSWWVKMPVLRATMLAHPEAEWIFWVDSDAVFTDMDFKLPLEKYKDHNLVVPGFPDKVYKEKSWGGVNAGVFFIRNCQWSMEFLEVWAGMGPQTPNYEKWGQILTSTMTDKTDPESDDQSALVYLLLKEKEKFGNKIYLEYHYDLSGYWVEIVKSLDTISDNYASIEKGVTELRRRHAEKVSEHYAGVMREAFANKSGGGRKRPFITHFTACRPCSGQWGYSEGQCSNGMEKALNFADNQVLRNYGFVRPDLLNASSVYPLPFGVSSYNKEK; the protein is encoded by the coding sequence ATGGGTAGAGCAATTGTAACAGTTGCGAAAATGGAGAAACTCATAGGTTCGAGCAAACCCATTTTCATAGGCGTAGCAGGGGTGGCTCTGTTTATGCTGCTTTGGAGTTTTTCACCTTTCACTAGTTATCCCAACATGTTTGACGTAGCTAAGAGGACGGTATCGCCGGGAAAAGACACTGCAGCTACGAAAGATTGCGCCATCGTGAGTGATCAAGGCCTTAACCTGGGCCACGACCCGGCCGACCAAACGTTCTACGACGACCCGGCCCTGAGTTATGAGATAGGGAATCCAGTCACGAACTGGGACGACAAGAGAAGGGAGTGGCTGAAGCATCATCGGTCATTTGCCGCCGGAGCAGAGGACCGGGTTTTTGTGGTGACCGGATCGCAGCCGTCGCCATGTAAGGATCCGATTGGAGATCATTTGAACTTGAGGTTTTTCAAGAACAAGGTGGATTACTGTCGGATCCATGGCTACGATATCTTCTACAGCAACGCATTTTTGCACCCAAAAATGGTCAGCTGGTGGGTAAAAATGCCCGTGCTTCGGGCAACTATGTTGGCCCATCCGGAGGCTGAGTGGATCTTTTGGGTTGACTCGGATGCAGTATTTACTGATATGGATTTTAAGCTGCCGTTGGAGAAGTATAAGGACCATAATCTCGTGGTGCCCGGATTTCCCGATAAGGTCTACAAGGAGAAGAGTTGGGGCGGGGTTAACGCCGGTGTGTTTTTCATCCGAAACTGTCAATGGTCGATGGAGTTTTTGGAGGTATGGGCCGGGATGGGCCCACAAACTCCAAACTATGAAAAGTGGGGTCAGATCTTGACATCGACAATGACTGACAAGACAGACCCAGAATCTGACGATCAGTCAGCTTTGGTTTATTTGCTATTGAAAGAGAAGGAGAAATTTGGGAATAAGATTTATTTAGAGTATCATTACGACTTAAGTGGGTATTGGGTTGAAATCGTCAAATCATTGGATACTATTAGCGACAACTACGCAAGCATAGAGAAAGGGGTGACGGAGTTGCGGAGACGACATGCGGAGAAGGTGAGCGAGCACTATGCAGGGGTGATGAGAGAGGCGTTTGCCAACAAAAGTGGCGGTGGAAGAAAACGGCCGTTTATCACGCATTTTACAGCCTGTAGGCCATGTAGTGGGCAGTGGGGCTACTCAGAGGGTCAATGCTCGAACGGGATGGAAAAGGCTTTGAATTTTGCTGATAATCAGGTGCTTCGCAACTACGGTTTCGTACGTCCAGACCTCCTGAATGCCTCCTCCGTTTACCCTCTGCCCTTTGGTGTTTCTTCTTACAATAAGGAGAAATAG
- the LOC131303500 gene encoding galactomannan galactosyltransferase 1-like, translated as MGRVTETVAKMEKLIGPSKPIFIAVAGVALFMLLWSFSPSTSFPSMFDVAKMTVSPGKDGAATKDCATVSDQGLDLGQDPADKTFYDDPTLSYEIGNPGKNWDEKRREWLKHHPSFAIGAEDRVFVLTGSQPGPCKNLIGDHLNLRLFKNKVDYCRIHGYDIFYNNAFMHPKMVNWWNKIPVLRPMMLAHPEAEWIFWIDSDAVITDMDFKLPLEKYKDHNFVVHGWSYFVYEKKSWAGVNAGVFLIRNCQWSMEFMEAWAEMGPQTPNYEKWGQIQMEAFSDKNHPDSDDQSALNYLLLTEKEKWGIKVFIENTYDLSGYWGYIVDSFDNITDNYARIEKGVKELGRRHAEKVSEHYAAMMREAVVNQGGEGGGRKRPFITHFTACRHCSGLHWGYTAEQCYGGMGKALNFADNQVLRNYGFVRPDLINTSSLQPLPFGFSSYNKEK; from the coding sequence ATGGGCAGAGTAACTGAAACAGTTGCGAAAATGGAGAAACTCATAGGTCCGAGCAAACCCATTTTCATAGCCGTTGCAGGGGTGGCTCTGTTTATGCTGCTTTGGAGTTTTTCACCTTCCACTAGTTTTCCCAGCATGTTTGACGTGGCTAAGATGACGGTATCGCCCGGAAAAGACGGTGCAGCTACGAAAGATTGCGCCACCGTGAGTGATCAAGGCCTTGACCTAGGCCAAGACCCGGCCGACAAAACGTTCTACGACGACCCGACGCTGAGTTATGAGATAGGGAACCCGGGCAAGAACTGGGACGAGAAGAGAAGAGAGTGGTTGAAGCATCATCCGTCGTTTGCCATCGGAGCTGAGGACCGCGTTTTTGTGCTGACTGGATCGCAGCCAGGGCCGTGTAAGAATCTGATCGGAGATCATTTGAACTTGAGGCTGTTCAAGAACAAGGTGGATTACTGTCGGATCCACGGCTACGATATCTTCTACAACAACGCGTTTATGCATCCGAAAATGGTCAACTGGTGGAACAAAATACCCGTGCTTCGGCCAATGATGTTGGCCCACCCGGAGGCTGAGTGGATCTTTTGGATTGATTCCGATGCAGTAATTACTGACATGGATTTTAAGCTGCCGTTGGAGAAGTATAAGGATCATAACTTCGTAGTGCATGGGTGGTCCTACTTTGTCTATGAGAAGAAGAGTTGGGCCGGGGTTAATGCCGGGGTGTTTTTGATCCGAAATTGTCAATGGTCAATGGAGTTTATGGAGGCGTGGGCCGAGATGGGCCCCCAAACTCCAAACTACGAAAAGTGGGGTCAGATCCAGATGGAAGCATTTAGTGACAAAAACCACCCAGATTCCGATGATCAGTCGGCTCTGAATTACTTGCTGTTAACAGAGAAGGAGAAGTGGGGGATTAAGGTTTTCATAGAGAATACATACGATTTAAGTGGGTATTGGGGCTACATTGTCGATTCATTTGATAATATTACGGACAACTACGCGAGGATAGAGAAAGGAGTGAAAGAGTTGGGGAGACGACATGCGGAGAAGGTGAGCGAGCATTATGCAGCCATGATGAGGGAGGCGGTTGTCAACCAGGGCGGCGAAGGTGGTGGACGAAAGCGGCCATTTATCACGCATTTTACGGCGTGTAGGCATTGTAGTGGGTTGCACTGGGGGTACACAGCTGAGCAATGCTACGGTGGGATGGGAAAGGCTTTGAATTTCGCTGACAATCAGGTGCTTCGCAACTACGGTTTCGTTCGCCCGGACCTAATCAATACCTCCTCCCTCCAACCGCTGCCCTTTGGTTTTTCGTCTTATAACAAGGAGAAATAG
- the LOC131303502 gene encoding galactomannan galactosyltransferase 1-like translates to MGRVTKTVAKIIGPSKPIFICVAGVALVMLLLSFSPSTSFPNMFDVSKMTISQEKDGAATKDCTTVLSDQGLNLGHDPVDQTFYDDPTLSYEIGNPGKNWDEKRREWLKYHPSFATGVEDRVFVLTGSQPSPCKNPIGDHLNLRLFKNKVDYCRIHGYDIFYNNAFMHPKMVNWWIKIPVLRPTMLAHPEAEWIFWVDSDAVFTDMDFKLPLDKYKDYNFVVHGWSYLVYEKKSWGGVNAGVFLIRNCQWSMEFMEAWAEMGPQTPNYENWGQIQISALSDKKHPDSDDQSALVYLLLKRKETWGNKIYIESEYELNGYWGSFVDSFDNISDSYARIEKGVAELQRRHAEKVSEHYAAVMREAVISLGGDGGGAKRPFITHFTACRPCSGMHWGYTAEQCYGGMEKVLNFADNQVLRNYGFVRPDLMNTSSLSPLPFGSSSYIKEK, encoded by the coding sequence ATGGGCAGAGTAACAAAAACAGTTGCGAAAATCATAGGCCCGAGCAAACCCATTTTCATATGCGTAGCAGGGGTGGCTCTGGTAATGCTGCTTTTGAGTTTCTCACCTTCCACTAGTTTTCCCAACATGTTTGACGTGTCAAAGATGACGATATCGCAGGAAAAAGATGGCGCAGCTACGAAAGATTGCACAACCGTACTGAGTGATCAAGGCCTCAACCTGGGCCACGACCCAGTCGACCAGACGTTCTACGACGACCCGACGCTGAGTTATGAGATAGGGAATCCAGGCAAGAACTGGGatgagaagagaagagagtGGCTGAAGTATCATCCGTCGTTTGCCACGGGAGTAGAGGACCGGGTTTTCGTGTTGACCGGATCGCAGCCGTCGCCGTGCAAGAATCCAATCGGAGATCATTTGAACTTGAGGCTTTTCAAGAACAAGGTGGATTACTGCCGGATCCACGGCTACGACATCTTCTACAACAACGCGTTTATGCACCCGAAAATGGTCAATTGGTGGATCAAAATACCCGTGCTTCGGCCAACAATGTTGGCCCACCCAGAGGCTGAGTGGATCTTTTGGGTTGACTCAGATGCTGTATTTACTGATATGGATTTTAAGCTGCCATTGGATAAGTATAAGGATTATAACTTCGTGGTGCACGGGTGGTCCTACTTGGTCTATGAGAAGAAGAGTTGGGGCGGGGTTAACGCTGGGGTGTTTTTGATCCGCAATTGTCAATGGTCGATGGAGTTTATGGAGGCGTGGGCCGAGATGGGCCCACAGACTCCAAACTATGAAAATTGGGGTCAAATTCAGATATCAGCGCTTAGTGACAAAAAACACCCAGATTCTGATGACCAGTCAGCTTTGGTTTATTTGCTATTGAAAAGGAAGGAGACGTGGGGTAATAAGATTTACATAGAGAGTGAGTATGAATTAAATGGGTATTGGGGCAGCTTCGTTGACTCGTTCGATAATATTAGTGACAGCTATGCGAGGATAGAGAAAGGGGTGGCGGAGTTGCAGAGACGACATGCGGAGAAGGTGAGTGAGCACTATGCGGCCGTGATGAGGGAGGCGGTTATCAGCCTGGGCGGCGATGGTGGGGGAGCAAAGCGGCCGTTCATCACGCATTTTACGGCATGTAGGCCGTGTAGTGGGATGCACTGGGGGTACACTGCTGAGCAATGCTACGGTGGGATGGAAAAGGTTCTGAATTTCGCTGATAATCAGGTGCTTCGCAACTACGGTTTCGTGCGCCCGGACCTAATGAACACCTCCTCCCTCAGCCCTCTGCCCTTTGGTTCCTCGTCTTACATCAAAGAGAAATAG